A window from Dethiosulfovibrio salsuginis encodes these proteins:
- a CDS encoding tyrosine-type recombinase/integrase, with translation MLTDMALRRAKAQEKAYLLTDERGLYVEVRPTGRKFWRLRIWEKGKEKKKTLGEYPNVSLAEARVMRDKLKGGALADTDIDVSFKQVALEWIKNKVQGIQTDKNAKLVESRLSQWAFPVIGDKPMVQITPRDVLDVLRPIEAEEKLETARRVRQIIGQVFRYGVITGQCERDITHDLQGAIRPPKVTHMPTLTSPEQIGGLLRAIDTLKGQIKYTVLFQIYTAVRPGELRLAEWAEIEGDLWRIPGERMKMRRPHWVPLSKQAVEVIEKLRVISGRSKYLFPAVRDKKRPMSDMTVNAAIRRLGYRKDELTGHGFRSMFSTVANENNWPPDIIERQLAHVDKNTVRAAYNHAEYMPQRRELLQWWGDWLDEQRG, from the coding sequence ATGCTTACCGATATGGCCCTGCGCAGGGCGAAGGCCCAAGAGAAAGCTTATTTGCTCACCGACGAACGAGGGCTTTACGTGGAAGTTCGGCCGACCGGCCGGAAGTTTTGGCGGCTTCGCATATGGGAGAAGGGCAAGGAGAAGAAAAAAACTCTTGGCGAATATCCCAACGTATCCCTAGCCGAAGCCAGGGTCATGAGAGACAAGCTAAAAGGTGGGGCCTTGGCAGATACCGACATAGACGTCTCCTTTAAGCAGGTGGCGTTGGAGTGGATCAAAAACAAAGTCCAGGGTATTCAGACGGATAAAAACGCTAAGCTCGTAGAGTCCAGATTGAGCCAGTGGGCCTTCCCTGTGATCGGGGATAAGCCAATGGTCCAGATTACCCCTCGGGACGTCCTCGATGTCCTGCGCCCTATAGAAGCGGAGGAGAAGCTTGAGACCGCCCGGCGGGTGCGTCAGATAATAGGCCAGGTTTTTCGATATGGGGTAATCACCGGACAATGCGAAAGAGATATAACCCACGACCTTCAGGGAGCCATCAGGCCGCCCAAAGTGACCCACATGCCTACCCTTACCTCTCCTGAACAAATAGGAGGCCTCCTGAGGGCTATAGATACCCTAAAAGGCCAAATCAAGTATACGGTGCTGTTCCAGATCTACACCGCCGTAAGACCGGGGGAATTGAGACTGGCAGAGTGGGCCGAGATCGAGGGAGATCTGTGGCGCATCCCAGGAGAGCGTATGAAGATGAGACGCCCCCACTGGGTGCCACTGTCAAAGCAGGCTGTGGAGGTTATTGAAAAGCTGCGTGTGATATCGGGGCGATCGAAATACCTATTCCCCGCCGTAAGGGATAAAAAACGTCCTATGTCGGATATGACGGTGAACGCAGCTATCAGGCGTCTCGGGTACAGGAAAGATGAGCTTACAGGGCATGGTTTCCGAAGCATGTTCTCAACGGTGGCCAACGAGAATAACTGGCCACCGGACATCATCGAGCGGCAGCTGGCTCATGTCGATAAAAATACCGTTCGGGCGGCGTATAACCACGCTGAGTATATGCCCCAGCGGAGGGAGCTTTTGCAGTGGTGGGGAGACTGGCTGGATGAGCAGAGAGGATAA
- the pheT gene encoding phenylalanine--tRNA ligase subunit beta, producing the protein MLVSWNWLKELVDLSLDVQTVADRLTVTGNEIESITRPCGDLSGAIVAVVSSLYPHNSQSLSVAELDTGSGIRVCVTAATNLKEGDMVPYGPPGSVLADGSVLGERDFDGVISQGMMLSAQELGVPDIADEYGILRLPEDAPVGADVASYLKLDDRVLELSVTPNRGDMLSMRGIAREVAALFPEASLRDRDEPVSLGQPKWPVDFNGIYLEDDGCPVYALGMADKVKIGSSPLWARIRLALSGLRPVNNVVDATNMVMLALGQPLHAFDADRLPSPCISVRSAREGETFTTLDHKERALTSSDLVICSGQTSVALAGVMGGLNSEIEDGTSRIFLESASFDAARVGTTSRRLGIPSEASYRYARGVDVELPERALCMVMSLLSSWGCASVAPGAVVARRGGRDPISVTLTERKLHRIAMWSDMDQASSILDRLGMGLVSQKDGEMTFSVPSYRPDISIEEDLIEEITRIRGYDSIPSRIPGCDHGRGQIGPVSSSMRDLRCQAISRGYVEIVSYSFHSPRYRDILRLSDDPRGDMIPLKNPLSGELSMMRSTMVPGFIESLQRTLKSGWRSSVRLFEIGKVFSPDGSSTYERDRVAGMVYPGRDRRSPYGPGSFDDLLSVKADVEALALQRGRSFQFVQAREPFGHLGQTAHIVYDGAVVGFLSRLKPSVEKELDLEGPVYCFEFDLAPLVGEGNLSFSISSSYPPVYRDISLLAPMNTSVRQVMDGIREIAGPLLDSVALFDVYIGKGVPEGKRSLAFSMSYRSSEKTLQDEEVDGLHRQVRAGLESIGYVLR; encoded by the coding sequence ATGCTGGTGTCCTGGAATTGGCTCAAAGAGCTTGTGGATCTCTCTCTGGACGTTCAGACCGTGGCCGACAGGCTTACCGTTACGGGAAACGAGATAGAGTCCATAACCCGCCCCTGCGGCGATCTTTCAGGGGCGATTGTGGCGGTGGTTTCGTCTCTATATCCTCATAACTCCCAATCTCTCTCCGTTGCTGAGCTGGATACAGGGTCTGGGATACGTGTATGTGTTACCGCAGCGACCAACTTAAAAGAGGGGGACATGGTTCCCTACGGTCCTCCAGGGTCGGTTCTAGCCGATGGCTCCGTTCTTGGGGAGAGGGACTTTGACGGTGTAATAAGCCAGGGTATGATGCTCTCCGCTCAGGAGTTAGGCGTCCCGGATATAGCCGACGAATACGGCATTCTGAGGCTTCCTGAAGATGCTCCTGTAGGGGCTGATGTAGCGTCCTACCTTAAGCTGGACGACCGTGTTTTAGAGCTTTCGGTTACCCCTAACAGAGGGGATATGCTCAGCATGAGAGGGATCGCCCGGGAGGTTGCGGCACTGTTCCCCGAGGCCTCTTTGAGGGATAGAGACGAACCGGTATCTTTAGGACAGCCTAAGTGGCCGGTGGACTTCAACGGAATATACCTGGAGGACGATGGATGCCCTGTCTACGCCCTTGGGATGGCGGATAAAGTCAAAATAGGATCCTCTCCCCTTTGGGCCAGGATCCGTCTGGCTCTGTCGGGATTAAGGCCGGTGAACAACGTTGTCGACGCCACCAATATGGTTATGCTGGCCCTGGGGCAGCCTCTCCACGCCTTCGACGCCGACAGGCTTCCCAGTCCCTGTATTTCCGTTCGGTCCGCCCGGGAAGGGGAGACTTTTACGACCCTAGACCACAAGGAGAGGGCCTTGACCTCCTCCGATTTGGTTATATGCAGTGGGCAGACCTCCGTGGCCCTCGCTGGGGTTATGGGAGGGCTGAACTCGGAGATCGAGGACGGCACCTCCAGGATATTTCTTGAGAGCGCGTCTTTCGACGCTGCGAGAGTAGGAACTACTTCCCGTCGTCTAGGTATTCCCAGCGAGGCCTCCTATCGCTACGCTCGAGGTGTGGACGTAGAGCTTCCCGAGAGGGCTCTGTGCATGGTTATGTCTCTGCTGTCCTCCTGGGGGTGTGCCTCAGTGGCTCCTGGAGCGGTGGTTGCCAGACGAGGCGGAAGAGACCCTATTTCCGTTACCCTCACGGAGAGGAAACTTCATCGCATCGCTATGTGGTCCGATATGGATCAGGCCTCGTCTATTCTGGATCGGCTCGGTATGGGCCTGGTTTCTCAAAAAGACGGTGAGATGACTTTCTCCGTCCCCTCTTACAGGCCGGATATCTCTATAGAGGAGGACCTCATAGAGGAGATAACCAGGATTAGAGGTTACGATTCTATACCATCCAGGATTCCTGGTTGCGATCACGGACGGGGGCAGATCGGTCCTGTTTCCTCGTCGATGAGGGATCTGAGGTGTCAGGCGATCTCCAGAGGATACGTGGAGATAGTTTCCTATAGCTTCCATTCACCTCGTTACAGGGATATTCTGAGATTATCGGACGATCCAAGAGGTGATATGATACCTCTAAAGAACCCCCTCAGCGGAGAGCTTTCCATGATGAGGTCCACCATGGTTCCCGGTTTTATAGAGTCTCTTCAAAGGACGTTGAAATCGGGGTGGCGGAGCTCCGTAAGGCTTTTTGAGATAGGAAAGGTCTTTTCCCCTGACGGTTCATCTACCTACGAGAGGGACCGGGTTGCCGGTATGGTGTATCCCGGAAGGGACAGGAGAAGTCCCTATGGCCCAGGCTCTTTCGACGATCTGCTTTCCGTCAAGGCGGATGTGGAGGCCCTGGCCCTTCAAAGAGGACGGTCCTTTCAGTTTGTCCAGGCCCGTGAGCCCTTTGGCCATCTTGGGCAAACCGCCCATATCGTGTATGATGGTGCGGTAGTTGGATTTCTCTCGAGGCTAAAGCCCTCGGTGGAGAAGGAGCTTGACCTAGAAGGGCCTGTCTACTGCTTCGAGTTCGATCTGGCTCCTCTGGTAGGGGAGGGAAACCTGTCTTTCTCAATTTCCTCGTCTTACCCACCAGTTTACAGAGATATATCCCTTTTGGCACCTATGAATACGTCGGTGAGGCAGGTAATGGACGGCATAAGGGAAATAGCCGGTCCTCTACTGGATTCGGTGGCGCTCTTTGACGTCTATATCGGTAAAGGCGTGCCCGAGGGCAAGCGGAGTCTGGCCTTTTCCATGTCCTACAGAAGCTCTGAAAAGACCTTACAGGACGAGGAGGTCGATGGACTTCACCGTCAGGTCAGGGCTGGTCTCGAGAGTATAGGTTACGTTCTGAGATAA
- a CDS encoding ImmA/IrrE family metallo-endopeptidase, which yields MERMIPIHLGNLCRSLGIKICHSEATHIDGTLFIRGDRKIILVSTALPYERRRFTIAHELGHYVLGHQAAFSLDSPEAWTPWEEQAANAFAAELLMPKTALQSIRHQHDTRQLAQIFGVSPLAMQIRLEEFGG from the coding sequence ATGGAGCGGATGATCCCCATTCACCTGGGCAATCTCTGCCGGAGTTTGGGGATTAAGATATGCCATAGCGAGGCTACCCACATAGATGGAACCCTCTTTATACGTGGAGACCGAAAGATAATCCTGGTCTCCACCGCCCTACCCTACGAACGTCGTCGCTTCACCATAGCCCACGAGCTGGGACATTACGTCCTCGGGCATCAGGCGGCCTTTTCGCTGGACTCACCAGAGGCATGGACGCCCTGGGAAGAACAGGCCGCCAACGCTTTTGCGGCAGAACTGCTAATGCCTAAAACGGCTCTGCAATCGATAAGGCATCAGCATGACACAAGGCAACTGGCGCAGATCTTCGGAGTTAGCCCTCTGGCTATGCAGATCAGGCTGGAGGAGTTTGGGGGATAA
- a CDS encoding endonuclease MutS2, whose protein sequence is MYVSDSVFEVLEIEKILHQFASSARSELGIFMLKNSEPMVDMETVRRRQRLIDNYRRFLSLYGALPWVSGIKEIMGFVTAGLESGMMSGEELVLVRNLLELATRIKESLYAAKEDFPELASLGRKVRDFSEEIECLSVLDDKGILEDGASPKLRDIRDKLSDLRKRVRKEGNSIINGSGAHMLQERVLSIRNGRSVVLVRQEFVGRFPGILVDRSSSGNSAYMEPNVIIPLNNRIVDIRQDELEEERRILRELTSMIVSRRGAIDDAQEVVATVDMLYAVSEVMDRKRWILPDMVDSSGFKFFSVYHPMLGDGAVPIDVRCGGPFRILVVTGPNTGGKTVALKTVGVAVVLAWSGLPIPAMEGSQVGLISALFADIGDEQSIEQSLSTFSAHLKKVVQVLDEADEKSLILLDELGAGTDPQEGAALGVALLKTLRRRGSLVLATTHHNPIKKFATTAEGVETASVDFDLQTLTPTYRLIMGIPGQSNALAIAERLGMHQEVLIEAKKALKTGEASVEVMIGELQKKTLTLESLERSLSQERTSIEEERRRLQSERKDLERQKNRSLVKADKEAEKIVEEAQNKAIEMLKGLDQAARSAAHRELGKHREGLARSKERSRVRQSALEAREILERDPVSLKAGDVVQISGSSVPGEILSLEGKKALVLMGGLKVEVDLKKLVPSDKKIKSEVSGPVLSVSRPVGVPSSIMVRGMTVDEAMPLVADYLDKAVRAGYGEVTVIHGRGEGILRRKVQELCRRLPYVSSFRLGENGEGGYGVTVVNFRE, encoded by the coding sequence ATGTACGTGTCAGACAGTGTTTTTGAGGTTTTGGAGATAGAGAAGATACTGCACCAGTTCGCTTCGTCAGCCCGAAGCGAACTGGGCATTTTTATGCTTAAAAACTCCGAGCCTATGGTGGATATGGAAACCGTTCGTCGCCGCCAGAGGCTAATAGATAACTATAGGCGTTTTCTCTCCCTCTACGGGGCCCTTCCGTGGGTCTCAGGTATAAAAGAGATAATGGGTTTTGTCACTGCTGGCTTGGAATCGGGGATGATGTCCGGGGAGGAACTGGTTTTAGTGAGAAACCTCCTCGAGCTTGCGACCAGGATCAAAGAGTCCCTCTACGCCGCTAAGGAGGATTTTCCCGAGCTGGCCTCCCTAGGGAGGAAGGTCAGGGATTTTTCGGAGGAGATCGAATGTCTTTCCGTTTTGGACGATAAAGGGATCCTTGAGGACGGGGCATCTCCTAAGCTGAGAGACATCAGGGATAAGCTTTCGGATCTCAGAAAAAGGGTCCGAAAAGAGGGTAACTCCATAATCAACGGCTCTGGAGCCCATATGCTTCAGGAGAGGGTCCTGTCCATAAGAAACGGACGATCGGTGGTCCTGGTTCGTCAGGAGTTCGTCGGCCGTTTTCCGGGCATACTGGTTGACAGGTCGTCTTCAGGTAACTCGGCCTACATGGAGCCTAACGTGATTATTCCTCTGAACAACAGAATAGTCGATATTCGTCAGGACGAGCTGGAGGAAGAACGGAGAATCCTGAGAGAGCTGACTTCTATGATAGTTTCCAGAAGAGGGGCTATCGACGATGCCCAGGAAGTGGTGGCTACCGTGGATATGCTCTACGCCGTTTCGGAGGTCATGGATAGAAAACGGTGGATTTTACCGGACATGGTGGATTCCTCGGGGTTCAAGTTTTTTAGCGTCTATCACCCTATGCTAGGAGATGGAGCGGTGCCTATAGACGTCCGCTGTGGAGGTCCCTTCCGAATTCTAGTTGTGACAGGCCCTAACACCGGAGGAAAAACCGTTGCCCTCAAGACCGTCGGGGTTGCGGTGGTTCTCGCCTGGAGTGGACTTCCAATTCCCGCCATGGAGGGAAGCCAGGTGGGGCTGATATCAGCACTTTTTGCGGATATAGGCGATGAACAGAGCATAGAACAGAGCCTATCCACCTTCAGTGCTCACCTCAAAAAAGTGGTTCAGGTCCTTGACGAGGCGGACGAGAAGTCCCTTATCCTGCTGGACGAGTTAGGTGCCGGTACCGATCCTCAGGAGGGAGCTGCCCTCGGGGTGGCCCTTCTGAAGACCCTGAGAAGAAGGGGTTCCCTGGTTCTGGCCACCACCCACCATAATCCTATAAAGAAATTCGCTACAACCGCAGAAGGGGTTGAGACGGCCAGCGTCGATTTTGACCTTCAGACCCTTACCCCGACCTATCGGCTGATAATGGGTATACCGGGTCAAAGCAACGCTTTAGCCATAGCGGAGAGGTTGGGAATGCATCAGGAGGTCCTTATAGAGGCGAAAAAAGCCCTAAAGACAGGCGAGGCCTCGGTAGAGGTTATGATAGGAGAGCTTCAGAAGAAGACTCTGACCTTAGAGTCCCTTGAGCGTTCCTTGAGTCAGGAGAGGACCTCTATCGAGGAGGAAAGACGTAGACTACAGTCTGAGAGAAAGGACTTAGAACGACAGAAAAATCGCTCTCTGGTCAAGGCGGACAAAGAGGCGGAAAAGATCGTCGAGGAGGCCCAGAACAAGGCCATAGAGATGCTAAAAGGGCTGGATCAGGCGGCTAGATCGGCGGCCCATCGGGAGCTTGGTAAGCACCGTGAGGGCCTGGCTCGGTCTAAAGAAAGGTCAAGGGTACGTCAAAGCGCCCTGGAGGCAAGAGAGATACTCGAGAGAGACCCTGTCTCACTGAAGGCCGGTGACGTAGTCCAGATATCCGGGTCGTCGGTTCCCGGGGAAATACTCTCTCTGGAGGGTAAGAAAGCCCTGGTCCTCATGGGGGGGCTTAAGGTAGAGGTCGATCTAAAAAAACTGGTTCCCAGCGATAAAAAGATAAAATCCGAGGTGTCCGGGCCGGTGTTGTCCGTCAGTCGCCCTGTAGGAGTGCCCAGCTCTATCATGGTCAGAGGGATGACGGTGGACGAGGCGATGCCTCTCGTCGCCGACTACCTGGATAAGGCGGTAAGAGCTGGATACGGCGAGGTCACGGTGATACACGGCAGAGGCGAGGGGATCCTCCGTAGAAAGGTTCAGGAGCTCTGCCGCAGGCTTCCTTACGTCTCCAGTTTCCGGCTCGGAGAAAACGGCGAGGGAGGCTACGGAGTGACGGTGGTCAACTTTAGAGAGTAG
- a CDS encoding DNA-binding protein, which yields MTKAEKRSLVESKVDRQNILNNSFALAEIEKATGINGIPFENKFVLLKEQVAKFLEIDTRTIENYLQDYKEELYSNGYVVLRGKALVSLKKQLSEMDAPEIDFGSIKKISQLGIFDFRAFLNLAMLVTESERAKLLRQLILDIVIDTINFRAGGGTKYINQRDEDFIHSSFQEGSYRKEFTNALKDCVSAGNFKYPNYTNKIYVSIFKEKAAEYRKILSLATKENLRDTLYSEILDLIASYECGFAAKLREESNAKRRCLTPAEADALFSDFESQPHWKPLIDNARRKMASRDLVFRDALHLQLEEYITPLGREEFERFLGEKSMELAERLKETSDVMKRLKERS from the coding sequence ATGACAAAAGCTGAGAAGAGGAGTTTGGTGGAGTCAAAGGTAGACAGGCAAAATATACTGAACAACTCATTTGCCTTGGCAGAGATAGAGAAAGCCACCGGCATCAACGGCATACCGTTCGAGAATAAGTTTGTGTTGCTCAAAGAACAGGTAGCTAAGTTCCTAGAAATAGACACTAGAACAATAGAGAATTACCTTCAAGACTACAAAGAAGAGCTTTATTCCAACGGCTATGTCGTTTTGCGTGGCAAAGCATTGGTATCACTGAAAAAACAGCTTTCGGAGATGGATGCTCCCGAAATAGATTTCGGGAGCATCAAGAAGATTTCTCAGCTGGGTATTTTCGATTTCCGGGCATTTCTAAACCTGGCGATGCTTGTAACAGAAAGCGAAAGGGCAAAACTTCTGCGGCAGCTGATCCTTGATATCGTCATCGATACGATCAATTTTCGAGCTGGCGGAGGGACCAAGTACATAAACCAGCGAGACGAGGATTTTATCCATTCATCCTTTCAGGAGGGCAGCTATCGGAAGGAGTTCACCAACGCTCTTAAAGACTGCGTCTCCGCAGGGAACTTCAAGTACCCCAACTACACCAACAAGATATACGTCAGCATCTTCAAGGAGAAGGCCGCTGAATACCGAAAGATCCTCAGTTTGGCAACGAAGGAAAATCTGAGGGACACGTTGTACTCGGAGATTCTGGACTTGATCGCCTCTTACGAATGTGGCTTTGCGGCGAAATTACGAGAAGAATCCAACGCAAAGAGACGTTGCCTGACTCCGGCGGAGGCGGACGCCCTCTTTTCCGACTTTGAGTCACAGCCACACTGGAAGCCTCTCATAGATAACGCACGGCGCAAGATGGCCAGCAGAGACCTAGTCTTCCGGGACGCTCTACATCTCCAGCTAGAGGAATATATTACGCCACTCGGTCGGGAAGAATTCGAGCGGTTCCTGGGCGAGAAGAGCATGGAGCTTGCTGAAAGGCTGAAAGAGACCAGCGATGTCATGAAACGCCTCAAGGAACGCAGTTAG
- a CDS encoding helix-turn-helix domain-containing protein, with translation MIDWANILTLARSRAGITQIQAAEKTGLSRNTIINFEKGRRIPRADDLELLEKAYGQTFIDLSELNPTSPRDQEEIASS, from the coding sequence GTGATTGACTGGGCGAATATCCTTACTCTTGCAAGGAGTAGGGCAGGAATAACCCAAATTCAGGCAGCAGAAAAGACGGGGTTATCAAGGAACACAATCATAAACTTTGAGAAAGGGCGTCGAATCCCAAGAGCTGACGATCTTGAGCTTCTGGAGAAGGCTTATGGGCAAACCTTTATCGATCTATCGGAATTAAACCCTACGTCCCCCCGGGATCAGGAGGAGATAGCATCGTCCTGA
- a CDS encoding CvpA family protein, with translation MSLAMVVDLVFLFVTAILVVRGLLRGFLGEVISLMATVGGVLLALRFADQGGEMVLEFLPEISSTVAKGGAMVAIFVVTALIGAIVGKLSKAFLSLASLTFLDRLLGVMAGMIKSLAILMVLFVVLNLSGPLVPRDLAVESKALALASSIWPYVAPYVISSGLIPEPATTGSVL, from the coding sequence ATGAGCCTTGCCATGGTGGTGGATCTGGTTTTTCTTTTTGTTACAGCGATCCTGGTGGTGAGAGGGCTTCTGAGGGGATTTCTGGGAGAGGTGATCTCCCTGATGGCGACGGTCGGAGGGGTGCTTCTAGCCCTTCGATTCGCCGATCAAGGAGGGGAGATGGTACTGGAGTTTCTCCCCGAGATCTCCTCTACCGTGGCAAAAGGCGGGGCCATGGTCGCTATTTTCGTGGTGACCGCCCTTATCGGCGCTATCGTCGGTAAGCTGTCTAAGGCTTTTTTGAGCCTCGCTTCTCTCACCTTTCTAGACAGATTGTTAGGTGTGATGGCAGGCATGATAAAGTCCCTGGCGATCCTGATGGTGCTTTTCGTCGTATTAAACCTTTCTGGTCCTCTCGTGCCCAGGGATTTGGCGGTAGAGAGCAAGGCGTTGGCTTTGGCCAGCTCTATATGGCCCTACGTCGCTCCCTACGTTATCAGCTCCGGTCTCATACCGGAGCCTGCGACTACAGGATCGGTGCTTTGA
- a CDS encoding helix-turn-helix domain-containing protein, with product MGCEFMGGFLAERMKSLRAKAGLNQKDLADITGISRNTVINYEGGKRVPDADSLVEIAKALKTTSSYLNGETDDPSPAGATKGQDRILRPMREQTGLSLEAAAALINLPVEDLEMMEIYEDRADDKIKDRLIKAYGRYLSMRDGENHGTEKKGQSEEDLETLIKMLAAEDPDIVLKFRRVAKNATRLAPKDREFLVTLFKAALGQIELEDHTDEY from the coding sequence ATGGGGTGTGAATTCATGGGGGGCTTTTTAGCGGAAAGGATGAAAAGCTTAAGGGCAAAAGCAGGTCTAAACCAAAAAGATCTAGCTGATATCACGGGGATTTCCAGGAATACGGTTATTAACTATGAGGGAGGGAAAAGGGTCCCTGATGCTGACTCTTTGGTAGAGATCGCCAAGGCATTAAAGACAACCTCCTCATATCTCAACGGCGAAACCGACGACCCCTCCCCCGCTGGCGCAACGAAGGGGCAGGACCGAATACTTCGCCCGATGAGGGAACAGACGGGGCTATCCTTGGAAGCCGCGGCCGCTCTTATCAACCTCCCTGTTGAAGATCTGGAGATGATGGAGATCTACGAGGATCGGGCGGACGACAAGATAAAGGATCGCCTCATCAAGGCTTATGGGCGATATCTGTCGATGCGGGATGGGGAAAACCACGGGACTGAAAAGAAGGGGCAAAGCGAGGAGGATCTGGAGACTCTGATCAAGATGCTAGCGGCAGAGGACCCAGATATCGTGCTGAAATTCAGGAGAGTGGCCAAGAACGCCACCAGGCTTGCGCCCAAGGATAGAGAGTTTCTAGTCACCCTCTTCAAGGCGGCGTTAGGCCAGATAGAACTCGAGGACCACACCGACGAATACTAG
- a CDS encoding DNA adenine methylase, with product MPFYTPLRYPGGKRKLVPFIENLIEANHLIGINYIEPYAGGAALALQLLFDGYASTIHINDLNASVFSFWNAVLNHTEALSRKIHDTHVSMEEWFRQKEIQANASSLVGSMDLAFSTFFLNRTNRSGIIKGGVIGGKNQEGEWKLDARFKKDELVRRIQNIAAKRDKIKVTRMDAVKLIEQLPQDSRNFLYLDPPYYKKGQGLYDNFYGPDDHKTVSQALERITIPWAISYDNTPEIRVLYKDYKSLTYSLSYTAQEKADGSEFLAVSEGLSFPQKANEKQSFGCMRNVQVAV from the coding sequence ATGCCTTTTTATACGCCACTCCGGTATCCAGGCGGGAAGAGAAAGCTTGTTCCATTCATAGAAAACCTTATAGAGGCCAATCACCTTATAGGGATCAACTACATTGAACCATATGCAGGAGGGGCTGCACTTGCTCTCCAGCTGCTTTTTGATGGATATGCATCGACAATACACATCAACGATCTAAACGCTTCGGTCTTCTCCTTCTGGAATGCAGTTCTAAACCATACGGAAGCCTTATCTAGGAAGATACATGACACCCACGTGTCTATGGAAGAATGGTTTAGGCAAAAGGAAATTCAGGCAAACGCCTCTTCTTTGGTTGGATCCATGGACTTAGCCTTCTCAACTTTTTTCCTGAACAGGACCAACCGGTCGGGGATTATCAAAGGGGGGGTTATCGGAGGGAAAAATCAAGAGGGAGAGTGGAAGCTTGACGCTCGTTTTAAAAAAGACGAGCTTGTAAGGAGGATCCAAAACATAGCAGCAAAGAGAGATAAGATAAAGGTAACGCGCATGGATGCCGTCAAACTGATAGAGCAGCTTCCTCAGGACTCACGTAATTTTTTATATCTAGATCCCCCATACTACAAAAAAGGGCAGGGCCTTTACGATAATTTCTATGGGCCTGATGACCATAAAACAGTTTCCCAAGCACTAGAAAGAATAACGATACCCTGGGCAATTTCTTACGACAATACGCCAGAGATCCGCGTTCTTTATAAGGACTACAAATCATTGACTTACTCTCTGTCCTATACCGCTCAAGAAAAGGCCGATGGGAGTGAGTTTTTGGCAGTATCAGAAGGACTTTCTTTCCCGCAAAAAGCCAATGAAAAGCAGTCATTCGGGTGCATGAGAAACGTACAAGTAGCAGTATAA
- a CDS encoding Fic family protein produces MGKIIYLTIDRVIETYQKTVEASGGGSCGFIGDGKERLEKVLEFIQDDGFYPSMEEKLTHLFFSVCKFHMLQDGNKRMAIVLCAQMLLDNGYLYCASRFIREMENISANVAAGKIDKALLLDIVTDFIYEDEDESLKLRTINAIADS; encoded by the coding sequence ATGGGCAAAATTATCTACCTCACGATAGATCGGGTCATAGAGACCTACCAGAAGACCGTCGAGGCAAGCGGAGGTGGTAGCTGCGGTTTTATCGGCGATGGCAAAGAGCGACTGGAGAAGGTATTGGAGTTTATCCAGGACGACGGATTTTACCCCTCCATGGAAGAAAAACTTACCCATCTGTTCTTCTCCGTGTGCAAGTTCCATATGCTCCAAGATGGGAACAAAAGGATGGCCATAGTTCTATGTGCCCAGATGTTGCTGGATAATGGGTATCTGTATTGCGCAAGCAGGTTTATCCGAGAGATGGAAAACATCAGTGCCAACGTTGCGGCGGGAAAGATCGACAAAGCATTGCTGCTGGATATAGTAACGGATTTCATCTACGAGGACGAAGACGAGTCCTTAAAGCTACGAACCATCAATGCCATAGCAGACAGCTAA
- a CDS encoding Arc family DNA-binding protein — MEVVVSTLRWPVEVYRELKAKAEQDGKSINQTVVECVKADMERGR, encoded by the coding sequence ATGGAAGTCGTCGTTTCGACCCTGAGATGGCCGGTCGAGGTTTACCGGGAACTCAAAGCTAAAGCGGAGCAGGATGGCAAGTCCATCAACCAGACCGTGGTTGAGTGCGTCAAGGCAGATATGGAGAGAGGGAGGTAG